A genomic window from Punica granatum isolate Tunisia-2019 chromosome 2, ASM765513v2, whole genome shotgun sequence includes:
- the LOC116197603 gene encoding calcium-binding protein CBP-like (The sequence of the model RefSeq protein was modified relative to this genomic sequence to represent the inferred CDS: added 31 bases not found in genome assembly) — protein sequence MGKRRWGETIDATLRERERQRKMSGYPPPPNYGYGRPPPQAHPYTSGQTPYGVPPPTSQGSSHSQPPYATPYSAPSAPYAPSGHGDKPPKDKPSPYGVGAPPPPSAPGGYGVSYGAPPPPTTSGYGAPPPPATSGYGAPPPPATSGYGAPPPPSGYPSGPPPYGSPFASLMPSQFPPGTDPNVVACFQLADRDGSGFIDDKELQSVLSSYNQTFSMRTVHLLMYNFTNTNTRKIGPKEFTSVFYSLQSWRAIFERFDGDRSGKIDMNELREALLSLGFAVSPVVLDLLVSKFDKTGGRNKAIEYDNFIECCLTVKGLTEKFKEKDTSYSGSATFTYEAFMLAVVPFLIA from the exons ACGCGAccttgagagagagagagagacagagaaagATGTCGGGTTACCCACCGCCACCGAACTACGGCTACGGGCGGCCGCCGCCGCAGGCCCACCCCTACACCTCCGGGCAGACCCCCTACGGCGTCCCCCCACCAACCTCTCAGGGGTCATCTCATTCTCAGCCGCCGTATGCCACTCCTTACAGCGCTCCTTCCGCTCCCTACGCGCCTTCCGGTCATGGAGACAAGCCGCCAAAGGACAAGCCCAGCCCCTACGGCGTCggagctcctcctcctccttcagcTCCCGGCGGCTACGGTGTCAGTTACGGAGCTCCCCCACCGCCTACTACCAGCGGTTACGGAGCTCCCCCACCGCCTGCTACCAGCGGTTACGGAGCTCCCCCACCGCCTGCTACCAGCGGGTACGGAGCTCCCCCTCCGCCCAGCGGGTATCCCTCAGGGCCGCCGCCTTACGGGAGCCCGTTCGCGTCGCTGATGCCGTCTCAGTTCCCCCCGGGGACGGATCCGAACGTGGTGGCGTGCTTTCAGCTGGCGGACAGGGACGGGAGCGGATTCATAGACGACAAGGAGCTGCAGAGCGTTCTGTCTTCGTACAATCAGACCTTCAGCATGCGGACCGTTCACCTACTCATGTACAACTTCACCAACACCAACACCCGGAAAATCG GACCTAAGGAGTTCACTTCGGTTTTTTATAGTCTCCAGAGCTGGAGG GCCATATTCGAGAGATTTGACGGGGATCGGAGCGGCAAGATCGACATGAATGAGCTGAGGGAAGCACTCCTCAGCCTAGGGTTCGCCGTGTCACCGGTCGTCCTGGATCTGCTCGTCTCTAAGTTTGATAAGACCGGAGGCAGAAACAAGGCTATCGAATACGATAACTTCATTGA ATGCTGTCTTACGGTAAAGGGACTAACGGAGAAGTTCAAGGAGAAGGACACATCGTACTCAGGCTCCGCAACCTTCACGTATGAGGCTTTCATGCTAGCCGTTGTTCCCTTCCTTATAGCCTAA
- the LOC116197596 gene encoding RRP12-like protein, with amino-acid sequence MQPPRKRARQDGQDAEMPPELEDRPEELFKDGSDICQQLMDRYAKSSAPQHRHLIATAAATRAILSAESLPFTPSSYFAAAMANLENASSSTKALSSTETAALMSFLVIVIAAVPPRGIVTPRAREAVEVLVRLVGKQDGEETLGVSTVRSAVKCLGILLGFCDVEDWNSVNLGFETLLKFSVDKRPKVRRCAQECLENSFKLLRSPAAVKKASKLVISSFKNYIPLADTLSSTPVADEPKDESPSKSEHVEVLHMLNVVRFTLPSLSAEARLKIFLEVHKFMSSQFSILTRHILKIIEAFLEIPKAGDALQESEDIIVSLCSYVSSNGNPVDTVISAANLLKAAMDKLQIEGSELRMKNLPTVCRSLAGLLTSESDTASQASHIFKELITHHIDEKTLPNDSQLSEGEDESTWSSEARAGKAMCAALDNVLETCKGIPNEHILAIISALFLKLGGCSYTCMKSILFKLADLMIHGSGDASGTDLLRRCIGSAVIAIGPEKMLTLFPISLHDKDFSYTNFWLVPILKDHVIGSSLNYYMEHIVPLAKSFQQASRKVGKSELGKDLKNRAHDLWKLLTAFCRHPADTYKQFPRLAELLAALLRKYAFIRESVALALKVLVNENRSILGSKKGLEQSTFSDEFMVEFQNLQPHSTKTATKNMKALSSSSIELLQILSDLFINSFPGKRSLLKDAIGCLACIVDSSVTKEIFTSSLKKFDFLTSGGELQRLTDSDALPDDEQGVMIPSEKYRKRFVIMELASCFVEGANQELIESIFDFVKQTFQETNDLGHGEAYHALRKILEEHEWFRSSHYGELLDVLLCLKTPTDATILNGRFACFHILMVHTLEMNLEEENSKAFLILNEIILTLKDAKEEARKEAYDILLVISSSLRNRSSVISDSLYHKLISMIMGYLSGSSPHITSGAVSALSVMLYKDTDMCLSVPDLVPSILSLLQSKAVEVVKAVLGFVKVLVSCMPTKDLQNLLNEVVPSIIPWSSVSRHHFRSKVTVILEIIIRKCGFAAIGSVIPEKYKGFLKTVSENRNNKTSKETGTGDTETASADLRTSGPQKRRHNKLGHSREGDGLVEHKRRKRERKDDNNTLHSKVSRGGAPRGFEKVGNNESGRSGNRNFRGAISGQNGKRKPGDMHKKQQLEGKGKGKGLPASISHKRKKFGRNQQKK; translated from the exons ATGCAACCGCCGCGGAAGAGGGCACGACAGGACGGACAAGACGCGGAGATGCCGCCGGAACTGGAAGACCGACCGGAGGAGCTGTTCAAGGATGGATCCGACATCTGCCAGCAGCTCATGGACCGGTATGCCAAGTCGTCCGCTCCCCAGCACCGACATCTCATCGCCACTGCCGCCGCCACTCGCGCTATCCTCTCCGCTGAGTCCCTCCCATTCACCCCCTCTTCCTACTTCGCTGCTGCCATGGCCAACCTGGAGAATGCTTCTTCTTCCACGAAAGCGCTGAGCTCCACTGAGACTGCCGCGCTGATGTCTTTCCTTGTGATAGTGATTGCGGCGGTTCCGCCGCGAGGGATCGTGACCCCAAGAGCGAGGGAAGCGGTGGAGGTGCTGGTGAGGCTGGTGGGAAAGCAGGATGGAGAGGAGACGTTGGGAGTTTCAACGGTGAGGTCGGCGGTGAAGTGTCTGGGGATTTTATTAGGGTTCTGTGATGTCGAGGATTGGAATTCTGTGAATTTGGGGTTCGAGACATTGCTGAAGTTCTCCGTGGATAAGCGTCCGAAG GTCCGCCGTTGTGCTCAAGAATGTCTTGAAAATTCTTTTAAGCTTCTTCGATCGCCCGCTGCTGTAAAGAAAGCGAGCAAGTTGGTCATTTCATCGTTCAAAAATTACATTCCTTTGGCCGATACATTGAGTTCTACTCCTGTTGCTGATGAACCTAAAGATGAATCACCTTCAAAATCCGAACACGTCGAAGTGCTGCATATGTTAAATGTAGTGAGATTTACACTTCCATCTCTCTCAGCGGAAGCCAGACTGAAGATTTTTCTGGAAGTGCATAAATTTATGAGTTCCCAGTTCTCGATACTTACAAGGCACATTCTTAAAATCATTGAAGCTTTTCTCGAAATTCCAAAAGCCGGAGATGCTCTTCAAGAGTCGGAAGATATCATTGTTTCTCTTTGTTCATACGTGTCTTCAAATGGCAATCCTGTAGACACTGTTATATCAGCTGCAAACTTGTTAAAAGCTGCTATGGATAAGCTTCAGATAGAAGGATCTGAATTAAGGATGAAGAACCTGCCAACTGTCTGTCGCTCGTTAGCAG GTCTTTTGACTTCCGAGTCTGACACTGCATCACAGGCTTCTCATATTTTCAAGGAGCTGATCACTCACCACATAGATGAGAAAACACTCCCAAACGATAGTCAGCTATCCGAAGGTGAAGATGAAAGTACTTGGAGTTCAGAAGCTAGGGCAGGAAAGGCGATGTGTGCTGCCCTGGACAATGTCCTTGAGACATGTAAAGGCATTCCCAATGAGCATATTCTTGCAATAATATCTGCCCTCTTCCTCAAATTGG GAGGGTGCTCATATACTTGTATGAAGAGTATTCTATTTAAACTTGCTGACTTGATGATACATGGTAGTGGAGATGCATCTGGAACAGATCTT CTTCGGAGGTGTATTGGATCTGCGGTGATTGCTATTGGCCCTGAGAAGATGCTTACTTTGTTTCCAATTTCTCTTCATGATAAGGATTTCAGCTACACCAATTTTTGGTTGGTTCCTATCTTAAAAGACCATGTGATTGGATCATCACTTAATTATTACATGGAGCATATCGTACCACTTGCCAAATCTTTTCAGCAGGCTAGTCGTAAAG TTGGGAAGTCAGAGCTTGGTAAAGATCTGAAGAATCGTGCCCACGACCTCTGGAAACTGCTAACTGCCTTCTGCCGGCACCCGGCTGATACTTATAAACAGTTCCCTCGCTTGGCTGAACTTTTAGCTGCTCTTCTTAGGAAATATGCTTTTATTCGAGAGAGTGTGGCTCTTGCTTTAAAG GTCCTTGTGAATGAGAATAGAAGCATACTTGGCTCTAAAAAGGGCCTGGAGCAAAGTACCTTTAGCGATGAGTTTATGGTGGAGTTTCAGAATCTTCAGCCACATTCAACTAAAACAGCAACAAAAAACATGAAGGCTCTATCATCATCCTCTATCGAGTTACTCCAGATTCTGTCGGatttatttatcaattcaTTCCCTGGGAAGAGGTCACTTTTGAAG GATGCCATTGGCTGCTTGGCCTGCATTGTTGATTCATCTGTGACAAAAGAAATCTTTACATCCTCACTTAAGAAGTTTGACTTTCTAACAAGTGGAGGTGAACTTCAGAGGTTAACTGATTCAGATGCATTGCCAGATGATGAACAAGGAGTTATGATTCCTTCAGAGAAATATAGAAAAAG GTTTGTGATAATGGAGCTTGCGTCATGTTTCGTTGAAGGAGCAAATCAGGAACTTATCGAATCAATTTTTGACTTTGTTAAGCAAACTTTTCAG GAAACCAACGACTTAGGCCATGGTGAAGCATATCATGCCTTGAGAAAAATTTTAGAG GAACATGAGTGGTTTCGTTCATCCCATTATGGGGAGTTGCTCGATGTACTGCTTTGTCTGAAAACTCCAACTGATGCTACAATCCTGAATGGTCGCTTTGCTTGTTTTCACATTCTTATGGTTCATACCTTAGAG ATGAATTTGGAGGAGGAGAATAGCAAGGCTTTTCTCATTCTCAATGAGATCATTCTCACCTTGAAGGAT GCAAAAGAGGAGGCAAGAAAGGAAGCTTATGATATACTTCTAGTGATAAGTTCCAGCTTGAGAAACAGATCATCTGTTATTTCTGACTCCCTTTATCATAAATTGATCAGTATG ATAATGGGCTACCTTTCCGGTTCATCTCCTCACATAACCAGTGGAGCAGTTTCTGCATTGTCTGTAATGTTGTACAAGGACACTGATATGTGTCTTTCAGTACCAGACCTTGTTCCTTCTATACTTTCTTTGCTTCAAAGCAAGGCAGTGGAGGTTGTAAAA GCTGTTCTGGGATTTGTGAAGGTTCTGGTCTCTTGCATGCCCACAAAAGACCTTCAAAATCTGCTAAATGAAGTTGTTCCTAGTATCATTCCATGGTCATCTGTATCGAGGCATCACTTTAGATCAAAG GTGACAGTGATTCTGGAGATCATTATCAGGAAGTGTGGTTTTGCAGCCATTGGATCGGTCATTCCGGAGAAATACAAGGGATTTCTTAAGACGGTCTCGGAG AATCGAAATAACAAAACTTCAAAGGAAACTGGCACTGGTGATACTGAGACAGCTTCTGCTGATTTACGCACCTCCGG GCCACAGAAGAGGAGACACAACAAACTGGGTCATTCACGCGAGGGAGATGGTTTGGTGGaacataaaagaagaaaaagagagaggaaagatGACAACAATACCCTTCATTCCAAAGTTAGCCGAGGAGGTGCACCGAGAGGGTTTGAAAAAGTCGGGAATAATGAAAGTGGGAGGAGCGGCAACAGGAACTTTCGAGGAGCCATCAGTGGGCAgaatgggaagaggaagccaGGAGACATGCATAAGAAGCAGCAGCTTGAAGGAAAGGGAAAGGGAAAGGGTCTTCCTGCATCCATATCACACAAACGGAAGAAGTTTGGTCGGAATCAACAAAAGAAGTGA
- the LOC116197604 gene encoding alpha carbonic anhydrase 4-like: MCVCIHQNLLQVILTPISVRVQTAESTMACNMNPSLAFSFLVLSSILLLPPRNLIITFCRAESEIDDESAFTYTKGTDRGPEKWGLINPEWKACGHGKMQSPIDLLNRRVEVWSSLGKLKRDYKPAPATLVNRGHDIMVTWEGYAGKININGTYYNLRQCHWHSPSEHTLNGSRYNLELHIVHESSDGKVAVIGILYKYGRPDRFLTKLFHHISAFGHGKNKHDDEGHDGHEEKDLGIVNPGEIKFGSRKYYRYMGSLTVPPCTEGIVWTISKKVRTVSREQVNVLREAVHDGFEANARPTQKPHDRKISLYSPRAIRGPA; encoded by the exons atgtgtgtgtgtatacacCAAAACCTATTACAAGTGATTCTCACACCCATCAGTGTCCGAGTACAGACTGCAGAGTCCACAATGGCATGTAATATGAATCCTTCTCTGGCATTctcttttcttgttctttcttCCATCCTCCTCTTGCCGCCCCGTAACCTTATCATCACCTTCTGCAGAGCAGAATCTGAAATTG ATGATGAAAGTGCATTTACGTATACGAAAGGAACTGATAGGGGGCCTGAGAAGTGGGGCCTGATTAATCCAGAATGGAAGGCCTGTGGCCATGGAAAGATGCAATCTCCCATTGATCTGCTCAATCGAAGAGTCGAGGTCTGGTCCAGTCTGGGCAAACTGAAAAGGGACTACAAACCAGCTCCTGCAACTCTTGTGAATCGGGGGCACGACATTATG GTAACATGGGAAGGGTACGCTGGAAAGATTAATATAAATGGAACTTATTACAATCTTCGACAGTGTCACTGGCATTCCCCATCCGAGCATACTTTGAATGGGTCCAG GTACAACTTAGAGCTTCACATCGTTCACGAAAGCTCCGATGGGAAGGTAGCTGTCATTGGGATTCTCTATAAGTATGGCCGACCAGATAGATTTCTCACGAAG CTATTCCATCACATAAGTGCATTCGGACATGGAAAAAACAAGCATGATGACGAGGGTCACGATGGGCATGAAGAAAAGGACCTTGGAATCGTTAATCCCGGAGAGATCAAGTTTGGAAGCAGGAAATATTACAGGTATATGGGGTCTCTAACAGTCCCGCCATGCACCGAGGGAATTGTGTGGACGATCAGCAAGAAG GTGAGGACAGTCTCTAGGGAGCAGGTGAACGTATTAAGAGAAGCCGTTCATGAT GGTTTTGAGGCTAATGCGAGGCCCACTCAgaagccacatgacagaaaGATTTCGCTATACTCCCCAAGGGCGATTAGAGGTCCTGCTTAG
- the LOC116197600 gene encoding short integuments 2, mitochondrial → MSTVKKVVKKALGDMAFNRGGGAINWFPGHMAAATRAIRDRLKLADLVIEVRDSRIPLSSANADLQPQLSRKRRVIALNKKDLANQNILHKWIHYFDSCKQDSLPINAHSQSSVQKLLDLVELKLKEVISREPTLLVMVVGVPNVGKSALINSIHRLASARFPAQEKTKRATVGPLPGVTQDIAGYKIAHQPSIYVLDTPGVLVPSIPDIETGLKLALAGSVKDSVVGEERIAQYLLAVLNTRGTPFHWKRSNNRRMEGIQYESEDKPEYNPKDLRPKRRKPPNASDVLYIEDLVTEVQRTLYATLSEFEGNVEDENDLELLMEKQFEALQKALRIPHKPSEARLMVSKRFLTLFRTGKLGPFILDNVPDVAPVS, encoded by the exons atgAGCACTGTGAAGAAAGTGGTGAAGAAGGCATTAGGGGATATGGCGTTCAACAGGGGCGGCGGAGCCATAAACTGGTTCCCCGGGCACATGGCCGCCGCAACCCGCGCTATCCGCGACCGCCTCAAGCTGGCCGACCTCGTCATCGAAGTCCGCGACTCCCGT ATACCGCTCTCGTCGGCGAACGCTGACCTGCAGCCTCAGCTGTCCCGGAAGCGGCGGGTGATTGCTCTGAACAAGAAGGATTTGGCCAaccaaaacattttgcat AAATGGATTCACTACTTCGATTCTTGCAAGCAAGATTCTCTTCCGATAAATGCACACAGCCAGAGCTCGGTCCAGAAA CTTCTTGATCTAGTGGAGCTGAAACTCAAAGAAGTTATCTCGAGGGAACCCACTCTGCTCGTTATGGTGGTTGGTGTTCCTAATGTTGGCAAGTCAGCTTTAATCAACTCGATTCACCGACTCGCTTCTGCTCGGTTTCCTG CGCAGGAGAAGACGAAGAGAGCGACGGTAGGTCCATTGCCTGGCGTCACTCAGGATATTGCTGGGTATAag ATTGCTCATCAGCCTAGTATATATGTCCTGGACACTCCTGGAGTATTAGTTCCGAGTATCCCAGACATAGAAACTGGCTTGAAGCTAGCTCTTGCAG GGTCTGTGAAAGACTCGGTGGTCGGTGAGGAGCGTATTGCTCAGTACTTGTTAGCAGTCCTAAATACTAGAGGCACGCCCTTTCACTGGAAACGCTCAAACAACAGAAGGATGGAAGGAATCCAGTATGAATCAGAGGATAAACCTGAGTACAATCCTAAAGATCTCCGGCCCAAGAGGAGGAAACCACCAAATGCTTCTGACGTGCTGTACATTGAG GATCTCGTAACAGAAGTCCAGCGCACGCTATATGCTACTCTCTCCGAGTTTGAAGGTAATGTAGAAGACGAGAATGATTTGGAACTACTAATGGAAAAACAATTCGAGGCGCTACAGAAGGCCTTGAGAATTCCTCATAAGCCATCCGAAGCTCGACTTATGGTATCCAAGAGGTTTCTTACATTATTCAGAACCGGTAAGCTTGGTCCTTTCATTCTTGATAATGTTCCTGATGTTGCCCCAGTTTCGTGA